GATATTAAAAAGGGCAAGCGGCTTCGTGTGAATGCCGATCTGAGCCCAGCTGATAACCTCGAATAACTCCTCCCACGTACCGAATCCTCCGGGCAATGCGATATAGCCGTCCGCCAATTCACTCATTTTCGCCTTCCGTTCATGCATCGTGTCCACTTCGATCATCTCGGTCACATCCGGATGGGCAATTTCTTTCGTAAACAGCCGCGTCGGCATAACCCCCGTCACCCGACCGCCGTTTGCCAGCACCTCATCTGCCATCACGCCCATCAGACCGCTCTTCGCTCCTCCGTAAACAAGCTCGATTCCTTTCTTCCCGAGCGCTTCCCCAAGCTTCCGCACTTCCTCTTTATAAACCGGATCCGTTCCCAAACTGGACCCGGCAAATACACACACTCGTTTCAATCCCACACACCCCTTTTCTTTCTATCATAAACAAAAAACGCCTGACTGAAACAGCCAGGCGTTCGTCCAATCGGTTATTCGCTGTACACGCTGCGGACGACGTTCGTCTGAGAACGATCCGGACCGACAGAGAAGACAGACAACGGGATACCAGTCAGTTGAGACACACGCTCGATGTAGTGGCGCGCGTTAGCCGGAAGCTCACCAAGAGATTTCACTCCTGTGATGTCTTCCTCCCAACCAGGCATTTCTTCATATACAGGCTCACACTCAGCAAGGACCTTAAGGCTCGCCGGGAACTCCTCCATAATTTCACCTTTATACTTATAGGCCGTACAGATCTTAAGGTTCTTGATCCCCGTCAAAACATCGATGGAGTTCAAGGATAGATCAGTGATTCCGCTCACACGGCGTGCGTGGCGGACTACGACACTGTCGAACCAGCCGACACGGCGCGGACGTCCGGTCGTCGTACCGTATTCACGGCCGACTTCGCGGATTTGATCCCCGATTTCATCGTGAAGCTCTGTCGGGAACGGACCGTCACCGACACGAGTCGTGTACGCTTTCGACACACCTACGACATGCTTGATCTTGGACGGTCCGACACCGGAACCGATCGTCACACCACCGGCAATCGGGTTGGAAGACGTTACGAACGGGTATGTACCCTGATCGATATCAAGCATAACCCCTTGCGCACCTTCAAACAGCACACGGCGGCCTTCATCCAGGCTGTCGTTCAATACGACAGACGTATCACATACGTAAGAAGCGATCTGCTGACCGTAATCATAATACTCTTCCATGATCTCATCGACCGTGAACGGTGTCGTTTCATATACTTTCTCGAAAAGACGGTTCTTCTCCGCCAGGTTCTGCTCGAGCTTCTCACGGAACGTTTCTTTATCAAGAAGGTCTGCGATACGGATACCGGTACGTGCCGCTTTATCCATATAA
This sequence is a window from Bacillus sp. SB49. Protein-coding genes within it:
- a CDS encoding TIGR00730 family Rossman fold protein; the encoded protein is MKRVCVFAGSSLGTDPVYKEEVRKLGEALGKKGIELVYGGAKSGLMGVMADEVLANGGRVTGVMPTRLFTKEIAHPDVTEMIEVDTMHERKAKMSELADGYIALPGGFGTWEELFEVISWAQIGIHTKPLALFNINGYYTPLMNLVEHAIEAGFVPEDNRRFLMQEKDPVQLLEALELKM
- a CDS encoding adenylosuccinate synthase; the encoded protein is MSSVVVVGTQWGDEGKGKITDFLSQNAEVVARYQGGNNAGHTIKFDGVTYKLHLIPSGIFFDDKICVLGNGMVIDPKAILEELKYLHDRGISTDNLRISNRAHVILPYHLKLDALQEEEKGVNKIGTTKKGIGPAYMDKAARTGIRIADLLDKETFREKLEQNLAEKNRLFEKVYETTPFTVDEIMEEYYDYGQQIASYVCDTSVVLNDSLDEGRRVLFEGAQGVMLDIDQGTYPFVTSSNPIAGGVTIGSGVGPSKIKHVVGVSKAYTTRVGDGPFPTELHDEIGDQIREVGREYGTTTGRPRRVGWFDSVVVRHARRVSGITDLSLNSIDVLTGIKNLKICTAYKYKGEIMEEFPASLKVLAECEPVYEEMPGWEEDITGVKSLGELPANARHYIERVSQLTGIPLSVFSVGPDRSQTNVVRSVYSE